The Drosophila bipectinata strain 14024-0381.07 chromosome 2L, DbipHiC1v2, whole genome shotgun sequence genome has a segment encoding these proteins:
- the Iris gene encoding uncharacterized protein Iris: MPMNFKGFNNNLGALVEYKGRAALAMEDWTIIASFDLREHLEAIKWLEMRKEYAGPNEVLPDLDKFMDATLRNGVIQNMDTLDIPLSPSPKEIANLYQNNTSVLNSTVNILHGSSLQSIVDKLQMGIDWVKNNKGSTEVPEEMAIEFSFLADHIRLSEAAIQEALVSAYQGQLSPRILTIKQLEKEILNIQAHLPSRRRLFFERFTTSDIYQNVKISTHRMENHIVFKISVPLVDVELFNLYRLTPIPRVLENEKIELVDMEVPYLGINDHLDRHFPLHDLRDCTEMMPEKFICRTQITYGKDDARVPCSLAAIRNDTTGSCETRQMDGRSLWTPLLVANSWMVALTQELTLMGVCSDDRQELKINGSGILHIRIQQDKLNENEGVKIAIIAVCPLVVLVFLFIALAWFYSSYRKKLNIQRRMEDPLRGTKNETKATNLPLLEKETDP, from the exons ATGCCAATGAATTTTAAAGGATTTAACAACAACCTTGGAGCTTTGGTGGAATATAAGGGAAGGGCAGCTTTGGCCATGGAGGACTGGACTATCATCGCCTCATTCGATTTAAGGGAACATCTTGAGGCCATCAAATGGCTTGAGATGCGCAAGGAATACGCCGGTCCCAATGAAGTTTTGCCTGATTTGGATAAGTTCATGGATGCCACTCTTCGAAATGGTGTCATACAAAACATGGACACTTTGGACATACCACTGTCTCCTTCCCCAAAGGAAATCGCTAATCTGTACCAGAATAATACTTCGGTGCTCAACAGCACAGTCAATATACTACACGGTTCGAGCTTGCAGTCTATAGTGGACAAGCTCCAAATGGGCATCGACTGGGTCAAGAATAATAAAGGTTCAACTGAAGTCCCGGAAGAAATGGCTATTGAGTTTAGTTTTCTGGCGGATCACATCAGACTCTCAGAGGCCGCCATACAGGAAGCATTAGTGTCCGCTTATCAAGGGCAACTAAGTCCCCGGATTCTAACCATTAAGCAATTGGAAAAGGAAATCCTCAATATTCAGGCCCATCTTCCGAGTCGCCGGCGACTTTTCTTTGAACGGTTTACGACTTCCGATATCTACCAAAATGTGAAGATTTCCACTCACCGAATGGAAAACCACATAGTGTTCAAAATCTCGGTGCCCTTGGTGGATGTGGAGCTTTTTAATCTGTACCGCTTGACGCCCATTCCGCGAGTtcttgaaaatgaaaagatcGAACTGGTGGACATGGAAGTACCCTATTTGGGGATCAACGATCACCTGGACAGGCATTTCCCGCTCCATGACTTGAGGGATTGCACGGAAATGATGCCAGAAAAATTCATCTGTCGAACTCAAATAACTTACGGAAAGGATGATGCCAGAGTTCCCTGTTCTCTAGCTGCCATTCGGAATGACACAACCGGCAGCTGCGAAACAAGGCAGATGGATGGGAGGTCACTTTGGACACCGCTTCTTGTAGCCAACTCATGGATGGTGGCTCTCACCCAGGAGCTAACACTGATGGGTGTCTGTTCCGACGATCGCCAAGagctaaaaataaatggaagTGGAATCCTTCACATCCGGA TTCAACAGGATAAACTAAACGAAAACGAAGGAGTTAAAATAGCTATAATCGCAGTGTGTCCATTGGTGGTGCTCGTCTTCCTGTTCATTGCCTTGGCCTGGTTCTACAGCTCTTACCGCAAAAAGCTAAACATACAACGACGAATGGAAGACCCGCTTCGAGGAaccaaaaatgaaacaaaagccACCAACCTTCCCCTTCTGGAGAAGGAAACTGATCCCTAA